The proteins below are encoded in one region of Zavarzinella sp.:
- a CDS encoding zinc ABC transporter substrate-binding protein, which yields MVRRLLAIIGLFFFIGCDSNEVNTGAGKPSQRDPEVQFRHIGDYPIQMVATTGMVADLARNIGGPHVQVTQLMSDGIDPHQFKASPGDIQVLSRAQIILYNGLHLEGKMGDIFERLAKKKAVFAVGEYLAEERILKDENGGYDPHLWFDVALWADVATVVEKILVQYDPKHAAEYRQNSENFRKELLALDAEVRERFASIPAPQRALVTAHDAFRYFGRAYQVEVRGIQGISTESEAGVREINELIDFLKSRNISAVFVESSVSDKNLNALIEGCRAVNHPINNGGTLYSDAMGKEGTPEGTYIGMIRHNMETIDKALRKP from the coding sequence GTGGTCCGTCGTCTGCTTGCCATCATTGGTCTGTTTTTTTTCATTGGGTGCGACAGCAACGAAGTCAATACCGGCGCTGGCAAACCCTCGCAGCGAGACCCCGAAGTGCAGTTTCGTCATATCGGTGACTACCCGATTCAGATGGTGGCCACCACAGGTATGGTCGCAGATCTTGCCCGCAATATTGGTGGGCCCCACGTGCAGGTGACCCAACTGATGAGCGATGGGATCGATCCCCACCAGTTTAAAGCATCACCAGGGGATATTCAGGTCTTGTCGCGGGCTCAAATTATCCTTTACAATGGCTTGCACCTGGAAGGGAAAATGGGCGACATTTTTGAACGCCTCGCCAAAAAGAAAGCTGTTTTTGCTGTTGGGGAATACCTAGCAGAAGAGCGAATTCTGAAAGATGAAAATGGCGGCTACGATCCCCACCTGTGGTTTGATGTGGCTTTGTGGGCTGATGTGGCTACAGTGGTAGAAAAGATTCTGGTGCAGTACGATCCAAAACACGCTGCGGAATATCGCCAGAATTCGGAAAATTTTCGGAAGGAACTACTGGCACTTGATGCAGAAGTTCGAGAGCGGTTCGCCAGTATTCCCGCACCACAACGGGCGCTGGTCACAGCCCACGATGCTTTTCGATATTTTGGCCGAGCCTATCAGGTAGAAGTGCGTGGCATTCAGGGCATCAGCACCGAAAGTGAAGCAGGAGTGCGTGAAATCAACGAACTGATCGATTTTCTGAAATCGCGGAATATTTCCGCAGTGTTTGTGGAATCGAGCGTTTCTGATAAAAATCTGAATGCCCTCATCGAAGGTTGCCGGGCGGTGAACCATCCGATTAATAATGGAGGTACACTCTATTCTGATGCGATGGGGAAAGAAGGTACTCCTGAAGGCACCTACATCGGGATGATTCGCCATAATATGGAAACGATCGACAAGGCACTTCGAAAGCCATGA
- a CDS encoding polysaccharide biosynthesis protein encodes MDRAPILVRTDASAAAGWEPFYQSLTYAAMLQRRRRPTYFMGQIEPFPLISQTVRGGSDYLTAGAAIGTAEDCDETIREVRRLGASAVIVNAPGVQEEYLRELAATGATVVVIDSEAEVCFPNRLVINPLMGLTSKNYRCESGTQLLLGRKYAMVRPVFRRQRAVRTHEPMNTEYRAIVALGDDDQGGHSLPRTLELLNMSRIQKVTTMVRSHHHQLGELKALASKHSTRLEVLTEPSELGTRLPRAHFAVTGGCGLSLEFTCVGVPQLVMTQVDRHIANAQKLHDEGAATYLGDLRVVSENNLRDAVNYLLDDELERVGMARCARNLVDGRGCDRIVNGLEFMLQSPIDQPVSYRRAA; translated from the coding sequence ATGGATCGTGCACCCATTCTGGTTCGAACTGATGCCTCTGCCGCTGCTGGCTGGGAACCGTTTTATCAAAGCCTGACTTACGCAGCGATGTTGCAGCGTCGTCGTCGCCCCACATACTTCATGGGACAGATTGAACCATTCCCACTGATCTCCCAGACGGTGCGTGGGGGAAGTGATTACCTCACCGCAGGTGCAGCAATCGGCACCGCAGAAGATTGTGATGAAACAATCCGGGAAGTGCGTCGGCTGGGTGCTTCCGCAGTCATTGTGAACGCACCTGGTGTGCAGGAAGAATATCTGCGGGAACTGGCTGCCACAGGTGCCACCGTGGTGGTGATCGATTCGGAAGCTGAGGTCTGTTTTCCCAACCGTCTGGTGATCAATCCACTGATGGGTTTAACCTCAAAAAACTATCGTTGTGAAAGTGGCACCCAGTTGCTGCTGGGCCGAAAGTATGCGATGGTGCGGCCTGTTTTCCGTCGCCAACGGGCAGTGCGAACCCACGAACCAATGAACACGGAATACCGTGCGATCGTCGCACTGGGCGATGATGACCAGGGTGGGCATAGTCTGCCACGGACGCTGGAACTGCTGAATATGTCCCGCATTCAGAAAGTCACCACGATGGTGCGCAGTCACCACCATCAACTGGGAGAGTTGAAGGCGTTAGCCAGCAAGCACTCCACTCGTCTGGAAGTGCTGACCGAACCATCGGAACTGGGAACCCGCCTTCCACGTGCCCACTTCGCGGTGACTGGTGGTTGTGGGCTGTCGCTGGAATTCACCTGTGTGGGTGTGCCTCAACTGGTGATGACCCAGGTGGATCGCCACATTGCCAACGCACAGAAACTGCACGATGAAGGTGCCGCCACCTATCTGGGTGACCTGCGGGTGGTCAGTGAAAACAACCTTCGGGATGCCGTTAACTATCTATTGGACGATGAACTGGAACGGGTTGGAATGGCCCGCTGTGCCCGCAACCTGGTAGATGGGCGTGGCTGCGACCGGATTGTGAATGGGCTCGAGTTCATGTTGCAAAGCCCCATCGATCAACCAGTTTCTTATCGCCGTGCAGCGTAG
- a CDS encoding UvrD-helicase domain-containing protein codes for MSRKFTPEQQQAIDYSDTALILSAGAGCGKTTVLTERYLRYLQQPGVQVENIAAITFTDKAATEMRQRIRSAIRNRLRTVTDPDDASYWKAHLRAMESPKIFTIHGFCTELLKTYQEYTELQPGFTVLTEIVSHNIRKSAVEDTLLNLLETDATFEKDLSKIVVIFGWNTVVSAVQGLVKKPNLANWLEASKEDNAANAQHWLQIARTNFPRDWLLHVSRTQWEIQNFWRYAPTIAKLWPSFKTQYEEAATLWKTMIKEGFSARAIDRLHTLTLAPKGKDYQFSNDLKKRVTSLLAEFRKAKSDLLNQIIPDNTEELTEAAAIGQHFIRVALESLKTFQTRKLEQNAVDFDDMLVMAVDLLKDKSQVQQELHNKYQFIMLDEAQDTDPKQFELIKLLCNGTFNTLKLFVVGDVKQSIYRFRGANVDLFQALKTGISESGHLQLTTNFRSHPGILRFVNSIFQDRLPDYEPLQAGRSIEDNQPVVEFLWTTPNPGDKIFADGKQRAQAKHIAFRLTQILDTDDFLIFDRTTGKKRRVQAADVTILFRATTHIQKYEEALRDVGLDYYLLGGRSFFAQQEIYDLLNTLRTINQPEDQLSLIGMLRSPMACINDDSLVILARQNPKHDGNIWLAMHDADCLAPLEPDQRAAIERIRQCITHWREMKDHLRITELIQQVLRDTGFDASLQFEPLADRKQANLWKLIEIGREFDRTEDFDLGDFIERLADLVREMAKEEEAASSPENANVITMMTIHKSKGLEFPVVVLADINQPTTRQQREQIYWQEKLKTIVKPPLEGSEEIPLFSEYPSRLGFSLDVMLDAEEADRVFYVACTRAESYLILSGFLDEEPERLEYGITLNTKIEAWCMLLGKHYHLDSGLPINPAVGVVVRTHMRRIAEIPDVEYRPTVTVDYPVYPRPHRLDKELDSPTAQWGWAISNSWLERRILDPTTLQKLANQGLGTSHRQQLSLLLPFPRWQEIAPLIQQIDWLQRDNKPLEMEWLPELEQLRTCVWYCEWQQATWHEMNFPFLVPWPDEPELPSIFASIDYLWRDPQGGYHAAALNCGESRAPAAFAIWKLGVEKILGEPLKSVRIWDLPTSTVRDLPTTLWEWSIAQPLYRKALSSEVVLFE; via the coding sequence ATGTCGCGAAAATTTACGCCTGAACAACAGCAAGCAATTGACTATTCTGACACCGCACTGATCCTTTCAGCAGGTGCAGGGTGCGGCAAAACCACCGTTCTCACCGAAAGATATTTGCGTTACCTGCAGCAACCGGGAGTGCAGGTGGAAAATATTGCTGCCATCACTTTCACCGACAAGGCAGCCACGGAAATGCGGCAACGCATTCGAAGTGCGATCCGGAATCGATTGCGAACCGTTACCGATCCGGATGATGCCAGTTATTGGAAAGCCCACCTGCGGGCGATGGAATCGCCCAAGATCTTCACCATTCATGGCTTTTGCACCGAATTATTAAAAACTTATCAGGAATACACTGAACTGCAGCCGGGGTTTACGGTGCTGACCGAAATTGTCTCCCACAATATTCGCAAGTCTGCCGTGGAAGACACGCTGTTAAATCTGCTGGAAACCGATGCCACGTTCGAAAAAGATCTTTCTAAAATTGTGGTCATTTTTGGCTGGAATACCGTTGTGTCTGCCGTACAGGGCCTGGTGAAAAAGCCGAATCTAGCCAACTGGCTGGAAGCCTCTAAGGAAGACAACGCAGCGAATGCCCAGCACTGGTTGCAGATCGCCCGCACCAATTTTCCGAGGGACTGGCTGCTGCATGTTAGCCGCACCCAGTGGGAAATTCAAAACTTCTGGCGATACGCACCCACGATTGCAAAATTATGGCCCAGTTTCAAAACACAATATGAAGAAGCGGCCACCCTTTGGAAAACGATGATCAAGGAAGGGTTCAGTGCCCGTGCCATTGATCGATTACATACTCTGACGCTTGCCCCAAAAGGCAAAGATTATCAATTTTCCAACGATCTGAAGAAACGAGTCACCAGCCTTCTGGCTGAATTTCGCAAAGCAAAAAGTGACCTGCTCAATCAGATCATTCCCGACAATACGGAAGAATTAACGGAAGCGGCAGCCATTGGCCAGCACTTCATTCGCGTGGCGCTGGAATCACTGAAAACCTTTCAGACAAGGAAGTTAGAGCAAAATGCAGTAGATTTTGACGATATGCTGGTGATGGCAGTAGATCTGTTGAAGGACAAATCGCAAGTTCAACAGGAATTGCACAATAAATATCAGTTCATCATGCTCGATGAGGCACAGGATACCGATCCGAAACAGTTTGAACTGATCAAGTTGTTGTGCAATGGGACATTTAACACCCTCAAGTTGTTTGTGGTGGGAGATGTGAAGCAGTCGATCTACCGCTTCCGTGGTGCAAATGTGGACCTGTTTCAGGCATTAAAAACGGGGATTTCTGAATCGGGTCATTTACAACTAACGACTAATTTTCGCTCCCACCCGGGCATCCTGCGGTTTGTGAATTCCATTTTTCAGGATCGTCTGCCAGATTACGAACCTCTGCAGGCTGGGCGGTCAATTGAAGATAATCAGCCGGTGGTGGAGTTTCTCTGGACCACACCGAATCCGGGAGACAAAATTTTTGCAGATGGGAAACAGCGTGCTCAGGCAAAGCACATTGCCTTTCGACTGACGCAAATTCTGGATACGGATGATTTTCTGATTTTCGACCGCACCACTGGTAAGAAAAGGCGGGTGCAGGCAGCAGATGTGACGATTTTGTTTCGTGCCACTACCCACATCCAGAAATATGAAGAAGCTCTGCGAGATGTGGGGCTTGATTACTATCTGCTTGGCGGGCGATCATTTTTTGCCCAGCAGGAAATTTATGATCTGCTCAATACACTCCGCACCATTAATCAGCCGGAAGATCAATTGTCGTTGATTGGAATGTTACGTTCGCCGATGGCATGCATTAATGATGATTCGCTGGTGATACTGGCTCGCCAAAACCCAAAGCATGATGGAAATATCTGGCTGGCGATGCATGATGCAGATTGCCTGGCACCACTGGAACCGGACCAGCGTGCGGCGATCGAACGAATTCGGCAGTGCATTACCCACTGGCGGGAAATGAAAGACCATCTGCGAATTACTGAATTGATTCAGCAGGTTCTGCGCGATACCGGCTTTGATGCTTCGTTGCAATTTGAACCACTGGCCGATCGGAAGCAGGCCAATCTGTGGAAATTAATTGAGATCGGGCGCGAATTTGACCGCACCGAAGATTTTGATCTCGGCGACTTTATTGAACGTCTGGCCGATCTGGTGCGGGAGATGGCGAAAGAGGAAGAGGCAGCCAGCTCGCCGGAAAATGCGAACGTCATCACCATGATGACCATTCATAAATCGAAGGGCTTGGAATTCCCTGTGGTGGTGTTGGCAGACATCAATCAGCCCACCACCAGGCAGCAGCGTGAGCAGATTTATTGGCAGGAAAAACTGAAAACTATTGTCAAACCACCTTTGGAAGGCTCCGAAGAAATCCCATTGTTCAGTGAATATCCCAGCCGTCTGGGGTTTTCGCTTGATGTGATGCTGGATGCAGAAGAAGCCGACCGTGTCTTTTACGTGGCCTGTACGCGGGCTGAATCGTACCTGATTCTGTCTGGGTTTCTGGATGAAGAGCCGGAGCGACTGGAATATGGGATCACGCTGAATACGAAGATCGAGGCTTGGTGCATGCTGCTGGGCAAACATTATCACCTGGATAGTGGCTTGCCAATAAACCCCGCTGTGGGTGTCGTCGTGCGAACACACATGCGACGGATTGCAGAAATTCCAGACGTGGAGTATCGCCCCACGGTGACGGTGGATTACCCCGTCTACCCACGCCCACACCGACTGGATAAAGAATTGGATTCTCCCACAGCACAGTGGGGGTGGGCAATTTCGAACAGTTGGCTGGAACGCCGAATTTTAGATCCCACAACGCTGCAAAAATTAGCCAATCAAGGACTTGGAACTTCCCATCGGCAGCAACTCAGCCTGTTGTTACCTTTCCCACGGTGGCAGGAAATTGCCCCACTGATTCAGCAGATCGACTGGTTGCAACGCGATAACAAACCATTGGAAATGGAATGGCTTCCTGAACTCGAACAACTTCGAACGTGTGTCTGGTATTGCGAATGGCAGCAAGCAACCTGGCATGAAATGAATTTTCCATTTCTGGTGCCGTGGCCAGACGAACCGGAGCTGCCATCGATTTTTGCCAGTATCGATTACCTGTGGCGAGATCCCCAGGGTGGCTACCATGCTGCCGCACTGAATTGTGGGGAAAGCAGGGCACCTGCAGCATTTGCCATCTGGAAACTGGGTGTGGAAAAGATTCTTGGCGAACCGCTGAAAAGTGTACGTATCTGGGATTTGCCCACCTCCACCGTGCGTGACCTGCCCACCACATTGTGGGAATGGTCGATCGCACAACCCCTGTATCGGAAAGCACTTAGCTCCGAAGTGGTGCTGTTTGAATGA
- a CDS encoding metal ABC transporter ATP-binding protein yields MSAELIVDVHDLTVAYQRKPVLWDIDWTLHQPALVGIIGPNGAGKSTLLKTILGLIPPSTGQVAIFGKPVAQVRQRIGYVPQRESVDWNFPVSVLDVVLMGTYGQLGWFRRPGRTQRELAIHCLEQVGLTDFAHRQIGQLSGGQQQRTFLARALAQQADIYFMDEPMAGVDAATERTIFAILKQLHQQQKTVIVVHHDLRTVPEYFDEVVLLNLRRIASGPTAEVFTPANLKATYGSRLEILDHAADAVASGKLGQ; encoded by the coding sequence ATGAGTGCGGAACTGATTGTTGATGTGCACGATTTGACCGTTGCTTACCAGCGTAAACCAGTTCTTTGGGATATCGACTGGACCCTGCACCAACCCGCATTGGTGGGAATCATTGGGCCGAACGGTGCCGGCAAAAGCACCCTCCTGAAAACAATTCTTGGTTTAATTCCCCCTTCGACTGGCCAGGTCGCTATTTTTGGAAAACCGGTAGCACAGGTCCGGCAGCGGATTGGTTACGTCCCACAACGGGAAAGCGTCGATTGGAATTTCCCCGTTTCAGTTCTGGATGTGGTGCTGATGGGCACGTACGGCCAACTGGGCTGGTTTCGTCGCCCCGGTCGCACTCAGCGAGAGCTGGCAATTCATTGTCTGGAACAGGTGGGGCTGACTGATTTTGCCCACCGTCAGATCGGCCAGCTATCCGGTGGACAACAACAGCGAACATTTCTGGCACGCGCATTGGCCCAGCAGGCAGATATCTATTTCATGGATGAGCCGATGGCTGGTGTGGATGCAGCCACCGAACGAACCATTTTCGCAATTCTGAAACAACTGCACCAACAACAAAAAACAGTTATCGTGGTACACCACGATCTTCGCACCGTGCCAGAATATTTTGATGAAGTTGTATTGTTGAATCTGCGCCGGATTGCCAGTGGCCCCACTGCGGAAGTATTTACACCTGCAAATCTCAAGGCAACTTATGGCAGCCGACTGGAAATTTTAGACCATGCTGCAGATGCGGTCGCCAGTGGAAAATTAGGCCAATGA
- a CDS encoding ParB/RepB/Spo0J family partition protein translates to MSEFHLAADHSDTRHENLALTTIHVNPNQPRKHFDDEEILQLMDSIKQHGILQPLLVRPQSEGYQLIAGERRYRAAQLAGLEAVPVTVVNFDDRQVFEAALVENIQRADLNPIEKGQGFKEYMDKYGASQDELATRLGVDRSTVSNLVNLLNLPAEIQNAVRLGQITLGHAKAIKGVATEQRQLELCREVIMKGLSVKALDMIIRQEKAAAEAQQAAELMKEIQPNAKTAHVLSLELELQQRLSTRVEIRVRDNEKGKVVISFDNNEQFERIMEALRQ, encoded by the coding sequence ATGAGTGAGTTTCATTTAGCAGCAGATCACAGCGATACCCGCCACGAAAACCTGGCGTTGACAACGATTCATGTGAATCCGAATCAGCCACGGAAGCACTTCGATGATGAAGAGATTCTGCAGTTGATGGACAGCATCAAGCAGCACGGTATTCTGCAGCCACTGCTCGTGCGGCCCCAATCGGAAGGCTACCAGTTGATTGCGGGGGAACGACGCTACCGTGCGGCCCAACTGGCCGGACTGGAAGCAGTCCCGGTGACGGTGGTGAACTTCGACGACCGACAGGTTTTTGAAGCAGCCCTGGTGGAAAATATCCAGCGTGCCGACCTCAACCCGATTGAAAAGGGGCAGGGGTTCAAAGAGTATATGGACAAGTATGGTGCCTCACAGGATGAACTGGCTACCCGCCTGGGGGTGGATCGCAGCACCGTCAGTAACCTGGTGAACCTGCTGAATCTGCCCGCCGAAATCCAGAATGCAGTGCGGTTAGGTCAGATCACCCTCGGTCATGCCAAGGCGATCAAGGGGGTGGCAACCGAACAACGTCAGCTCGAATTGTGCCGCGAAGTGATTATGAAAGGGCTTTCCGTGAAGGCACTGGATATGATCATCCGGCAGGAAAAAGCGGCGGCAGAGGCCCAACAGGCAGCCGAGTTGATGAAAGAAATCCAGCCCAACGCCAAAACGGCCCACGTGCTGAGCCTGGAACTGGAACTGCAGCAACGCCTTTCCACCCGCGTCGAAATCCGTGTGCGGGACAATGAAAAAGGCAAAGTGGTGATTTCTTTCGACAACAACGAACAGTTCGAACGGATCATGGAAGCTCTGAGACAATAA
- a CDS encoding metal ABC transporter permease produces the protein MMNWLQLHELDIWTVVVGILCSVPCAMLGCYLLLRKMSLLGDAISHAILPGLVVAFLLTGTLSGWAMAMGAGILGILTAYFTQAINRWTAVSEDASMGVVFTSLFALGVILISRYASQVDLDPGCVLYGLIEFTALDTVEIWGWDVPRSCLSLAPLLLVTILFVVLFWKELKLVAFDSALADAMGFRSSRVHYLLMAMVASATVASFEAVGSILVVAMLIVPPATAHLLCDRLKSMMMVAVLISVLSTILGYIGAVYWNTSVAGMMASTSGAIFALTVFIAPQHGLISKWLRRNWLMLTITLEDVLGELYRKEENNRSTRKIPAPAWWRRLARNYGWYRGLLNYQAGQFQLTPAGREKASQLVRTHRLWETFLSTHLDLPSDHLHDPADRMEHFISPDLHQQIASELAHPKLDPHGKPIPDKPE, from the coding sequence ATGATGAACTGGCTGCAGTTGCACGAGCTTGATATCTGGACGGTGGTGGTGGGAATCCTGTGCAGCGTTCCCTGTGCGATGCTGGGTTGTTACCTGCTGTTACGAAAAATGAGTCTGCTGGGTGATGCAATCAGCCATGCCATTTTACCTGGGCTGGTGGTCGCTTTTCTGCTAACCGGCACACTGTCCGGCTGGGCAATGGCAATGGGTGCGGGCATTCTGGGTATTCTCACTGCATATTTCACCCAGGCAATTAATCGATGGACAGCCGTTTCGGAAGATGCCAGCATGGGGGTGGTATTCACATCACTCTTTGCATTGGGTGTGATTTTGATTTCCCGTTACGCTTCCCAGGTCGATCTGGATCCCGGCTGTGTTCTCTATGGGCTGATTGAATTTACCGCATTAGACACTGTTGAAATCTGGGGCTGGGATGTCCCACGATCCTGCCTGTCACTAGCACCCTTGTTGCTGGTCACCATCTTATTTGTGGTGCTCTTCTGGAAAGAATTGAAACTGGTGGCTTTTGATTCTGCTCTTGCCGATGCGATGGGCTTTCGGTCGTCCCGAGTTCACTACCTGTTGATGGCAATGGTTGCCAGTGCCACCGTGGCCAGTTTTGAAGCTGTGGGCTCGATCCTGGTAGTTGCGATGCTCATTGTGCCACCAGCAACAGCCCATCTGTTATGCGATCGGTTGAAAAGCATGATGATGGTGGCTGTTCTCATCAGCGTACTCTCAACCATTCTCGGTTACATCGGTGCGGTGTACTGGAACACCAGCGTCGCCGGGATGATGGCCAGTACCAGTGGGGCTATTTTTGCACTGACTGTGTTTATCGCACCTCAACATGGTTTGATCAGTAAGTGGTTACGTCGGAACTGGTTAATGCTGACCATTACGTTGGAGGATGTATTGGGGGAACTCTATCGTAAGGAAGAAAACAACAGATCCACTCGAAAAATTCCCGCACCCGCCTGGTGGCGCCGTCTGGCACGTAACTATGGCTGGTATCGCGGCCTGCTGAATTACCAGGCTGGGCAATTTCAACTGACCCCTGCTGGTCGGGAAAAGGCGAGCCAACTGGTTCGCACCCACCGGTTGTGGGAGACATTTCTCAGCACTCATCTGGATTTACCGAGCGATCATCTGCATGATCCCGCAGACCGGATGGAGCATTTTATTTCGCCCGATCTTCATCAACAGATTGCTTCGGAACTGGCCCATCCTAAACTCGACCCCCACGGCAAGCCGATTCCCGATAAGCCGGAATGA
- a CDS encoding iron chelate uptake ABC transporter family permease subunit — protein MIRYNTAIVLLGVSLLGATAGTVGSFAVLRRRALVGDALAHAALPGLCIGFLVVGERQLFGMLAGAFVAGILGVWLINAIKQHTRIQEDAAIGIVLSVLFGVGIVLSRAIQNSPTVSGSKAGLDSYIYGKTAGMAAIDLYSIMAITAIALLALILLFKEFQLISFDRNFGFTQGWPVRFLDLLLTGLIALIVVVGLPAVGVVMIASLLIIPGVIARFWTNRLANVAILSAFIGMVMGSTGTMLSATISQLPTGPTITLVGTLLFLLTALFAPQQGILANWRVRRANHLHVDYVDFLLWLRNRPQPILVNQPQSRWSSTRFRQLLQLGIDRQHLQFATHEEYLFTSEGLAQADYWLVQHQRWQGLLLHYPEWASQIDPYHPDGIEAVIPKEVLELCERESELNPSSSSTRQLSQPPQQT, from the coding sequence ATGATCCGCTACAACACAGCCATCGTTTTGCTGGGCGTATCCCTGTTGGGTGCCACCGCAGGCACGGTTGGCAGTTTTGCAGTATTACGTCGGCGGGCATTGGTGGGTGATGCTCTGGCCCACGCTGCACTGCCGGGGTTGTGCATTGGCTTTCTGGTGGTGGGTGAACGGCAATTATTTGGCATGCTGGCTGGGGCATTTGTTGCCGGAATTCTTGGTGTCTGGCTGATCAATGCCATCAAGCAGCACACTCGAATTCAAGAAGATGCAGCGATAGGTATTGTCCTGAGTGTGCTCTTCGGCGTGGGTATTGTGCTGAGTCGAGCAATTCAGAACAGCCCCACGGTTTCGGGAAGTAAAGCTGGTCTCGATTCCTACATCTATGGCAAAACGGCTGGGATGGCGGCCATCGATCTTTACAGCATTATGGCAATCACCGCAATTGCCTTACTGGCACTGATTCTGCTTTTCAAAGAATTTCAACTGATCAGTTTTGATCGCAATTTTGGTTTTACCCAGGGTTGGCCAGTGCGTTTCCTGGATCTCCTGCTGACAGGTTTAATCGCCCTGATTGTCGTTGTCGGCCTGCCCGCTGTGGGGGTGGTCATGATTGCTTCGCTGCTGATCATCCCAGGTGTGATAGCACGTTTCTGGACGAATCGATTAGCAAACGTGGCCATTTTGTCTGCGTTCATTGGTATGGTAATGGGCAGTACGGGTACCATGCTGAGTGCCACGATATCGCAATTACCGACAGGCCCCACCATTACTTTGGTGGGCACTTTGCTGTTTCTGTTGACTGCATTGTTTGCCCCACAACAGGGGATATTGGCCAACTGGCGAGTTCGGCGGGCGAATCACCTGCATGTCGATTACGTAGATTTTCTGTTATGGCTTCGCAATCGGCCACAACCGATACTCGTTAACCAACCCCAGTCACGCTGGTCTTCGACCCGTTTTCGGCAACTGCTGCAACTGGGAATTGACCGCCAGCACCTGCAATTTGCCACACATGAAGAATATCTATTCACCAGCGAAGGACTCGCACAAGCCGACTATTGGCTGGTGCAGCACCAACGCTGGCAGGGATTGTTATTGCACTACCCCGAGTGGGCATCACAAATTGACCCTTATCATCCGGACGGAATTGAAGCAGTCATTCCCAAAGAAGTGCTGGAATTGTGTGAAAGGGAATCGGAACTGAATCCCAGCTCATCTTCAACCAGACAGTTGTCGCAGCCCCCACAACAGACATGA
- a CDS encoding VOC family protein, whose translation MGTAIPEGYTTLTIYLTIRGAAQAIEFYQKAFGAKELFRLTGPDGSIAHAELEFGNSKLMLAEENPEWGNQSPTTLNGTSGGVAMYVENCDEVFNQAVAAGASVVMPVVDMFYGDRTGTVLDPFGHKWTIATNIKIMTPAEMQTAMDEWMKSMAS comes from the coding sequence ATGGGGACGGCAATTCCAGAAGGTTATACCACCTTAACCATCTACCTCACCATTCGAGGTGCGGCACAGGCGATCGAATTTTATCAAAAGGCATTTGGGGCCAAAGAGCTTTTTCGGCTGACCGGACCCGATGGCAGCATCGCTCACGCTGAATTGGAGTTTGGCAATTCCAAGCTGATGCTGGCAGAAGAGAACCCGGAGTGGGGCAATCAAAGCCCCACCACCCTGAACGGAACCAGTGGCGGGGTGGCAATGTATGTGGAAAATTGCGACGAAGTTTTTAACCAGGCAGTAGCTGCTGGTGCCTCAGTTGTGATGCCCGTTGTCGATATGTTCTATGGTGATCGCACGGGAACGGTATTGGACCCGTTCGGGCACAAATGGACAATCGCCACCAACATCAAAATTATGACACCTGCGGAAATGCAGACAGCCATGGATGAGTGGATGAAATCGATGGCTTCGTGA